The following are encoded together in the Macadamia integrifolia cultivar HAES 741 chromosome 10, SCU_Mint_v3, whole genome shotgun sequence genome:
- the LOC122090802 gene encoding organelle RRM domain-containing protein 2, mitochondrial isoform X1 yields MALVSFCPSSTSSLPIRRSYSIPKISIAETLTPRRIVHRTLGISVYAHVNHSSSLQSLRCCPSSSSSSGKGEKSHSTRIFIKGLSPSTSEGFLSRIFSQFGNVSRVKIIPDRQSKQSLGFAYVWFTDEESAQLAAKEMDGKFLDGRFFVVMIAKPESPSRQLKSTPYKF; encoded by the exons ATGGCTCTGGTCTCCTTTTGTCCTTCCTCTACATCATCACTTCCAATCCGCAGGTCTTACTCGATTCCTAAAATCTCGATTGCAGAAACCCTCACCCCGAGAAGAATCGTGCATAGGACCTTAGGCATCTCGGTTTATGCTCATGTGAATCATAGCTCATCTCTTCAGAGCTTACGCTGTTGCCcgagctcttcttcttcttcgggcAAGGGCGAAAAATCTCATTCGACGAGAATCTTCATCAAAG GACTCTCACCATCAACTTCTGAAGGGTTCTTGAGCAGGATTTTTTCACAGTTTGGGAACGTTAGCAGAG TGAAAATCATACCTGATAGACAATCAAAACAATCTTTGGGATTTGCATATGTTTGGTTTACTGATGAAGAGTCTGCCCAATTGGCTGCCAAAGAGATGGATGGAAAG TTTCTCGATGGCAGGTTTTTTGTTGTTATGATTGCGAAGCCTGAATCTCCTTCAAGGCAGTTAAAGTCTACGCCTTACAAATTTTGA
- the LOC122090802 gene encoding U11/U12 small nuclear ribonucleoprotein 31 kDa protein isoform X2: MALVSFCPSSTSSLPIRRSYSIPKISIAETLTPRRIVHRTLGISVYAHVNHSSSLQSLRCCPSSSSSSGKGEKSHSTRIFIKGLSPSTSEGFLSRIFSQFGNVSRVKIIPDRQSKQSLGFAYVWFTDEESAQLAAKEMDGKVFCCYDCEA; this comes from the exons ATGGCTCTGGTCTCCTTTTGTCCTTCCTCTACATCATCACTTCCAATCCGCAGGTCTTACTCGATTCCTAAAATCTCGATTGCAGAAACCCTCACCCCGAGAAGAATCGTGCATAGGACCTTAGGCATCTCGGTTTATGCTCATGTGAATCATAGCTCATCTCTTCAGAGCTTACGCTGTTGCCcgagctcttcttcttcttcgggcAAGGGCGAAAAATCTCATTCGACGAGAATCTTCATCAAAG GACTCTCACCATCAACTTCTGAAGGGTTCTTGAGCAGGATTTTTTCACAGTTTGGGAACGTTAGCAGAG TGAAAATCATACCTGATAGACAATCAAAACAATCTTTGGGATTTGCATATGTTTGGTTTACTGATGAAGAGTCTGCCCAATTGGCTGCCAAAGAGATGGATGGAAAG GTTTTTTGTTGTTATGATTGCGAAGCCTGA